ataagtcattttttgttcttgttgaAACTAGGTagctaagagcatctccattaGTAAACCCCCATTTGGGGttcataaaatttttttaatatatttttggtggGCCATGAATAGTGATGAACTTGTATCTATTTTGCTCTTCCATTGGTGAACCTGAAGACGGGGttcttaggaaaaaaaaaaatttataatttttttttaaaagtatttattcAATACAATAAGAATTCATGAACATACAAATATTATTCATTAGGATTACCAAACTTTAGCCAAATATTTTCgactaaatcagctttcaaacgaGCATGTATCTGTTGATCTCGAATTTGATTGCGAATGGGAAGCATATTACTGATAATGGATGGGGTGTCCGTAGAGTACGAGAAATCAACCTGGGAACTTCTGCTTGACTCTCCTGCTTCGAAGTCAGATGTATCAAACAGAGTGTATCCGTGTCGTTCGTCCtcaactatcatattgtgtagtatgaCACAAGTTCTCATAATCCTACCTATCTTTTCCTTGTCCCAAATTCGAGCTGGGTTTTCAACTATTGCAAACCTcgcttgcaatactccaaaagcacgttcgacatcttttctgacGGATTCTTGACGTTCAGCAAATAGCtctgctttaggaccttgaggaagtgggatgggttggataaatgttgaccattttggatagATTCCGTCGGTAAGGTAATACGGGATACGATAGTTGTGGCCGTTGACCTTGAATTTTACTTTaggagctcgaccttgtaaaatgtcatcaaaaactggtgaccgatcaagaacattaataTCGTTGAGTGTACCTGGTAATCCGAAAAATGCGTGCCATATCGAGTACCTCTCCAACATCGAGTAATTGTTGAAGATCTTCCGGTGTAGGGCTCcttagatactcatctccaaagATTTGTATTATCCCGTTattgaaattttctaaacataaaGTGCAGTActctcaccaagtcggagatattcgtcatacGTATCTCCAGGTTGTCCATATGCCAGCATACGTATAGCCgctgtacacttttgaagtgcgGAGAGCCCGTACCTTCCGTGAGCATTTCTTCGTTGCTTAAAGTATGGAACATCATTATTTAGCCGATCAACAATGCGAAGAAACAACGGCTTATTCATTCGAAAACGTCGCCTAAACATTTACGGTGGGTATGTAGGATTTTCACTGAAATAGTCGTTCCAAAGTATATTGTGACCTTGTTCCCGatctctttcgatataagctcgtcTCTTCGGTTTTTTAGCTTGAACATCAAATACTGACTCGAATGCATGATCAAATTGTTGGTCAAACATTTCTTCAAAAGCTTCGTCTAATCTTTCATCAACACCATCAGACGACGAGGAAGACATTGTATTTTTGGGATTAGAGAAATGAATAACTTTTTGAGTTAAGTAATTGGGAATTTGGCTAagtttttgggaaaaaaaaaggttcagCGCGTTGTGGCTGATCACTAATTTCTATACGGAGGTTTGAGGAGTGTTCAGTGATGGATTGTTTGTTAAGTGTTTTAGGGGAAAAAAAGTGATAAAAGTTGTATACAACTCCAAAGACAATACCACAAGAGTGAAAGGAAGGAGAATGTTGTAGATTAAGAGATAATCGATAGAAGAAAAGAGATACATAGTTTATATAGAGTGCAGAGAAGCAAGTTACATAACCCGTGAATGAAAAAACAAAGTGTAGAAAGCAACAAAATTCTACACTTTCCCGTGAAGCAAACAGACATAGTACATTCCCGTGAAGCAAACAGACAACCCGTGAAACAAACAGACGCTCGAGTTGAGTCAAACTCCTGCGCCAGACAAGCACCTGTGACCTGCACAACAAGACAGAACAAGCAAGTTAAACCAACAGTTATGTAGTAAAAGCAAAAGAATGCACTAACAAGATCAAAGCGGATACAAGCAACTAACTTAAATGTCCAGAACTAGCAACCTACTAAGTGTTACAACAATACGTTAGTTCTAAGCAAATTTACGGCActaacaagatcaaagcaattcggTTATGAGTTTGTTCATCAGAGACACTTCTATTTCAGATAGTGTCTCTTTACGGGCAAGGAGACGTTCAAGGAGTCGGTGTTTGGATATGTTCTCTTTCACAACTAGCATGCTCTCTAATTGATCATACGCAGCTTCATTCCCATGCTTCTTGCGTTTGGCTGCTTTGGAAGCCTTAACACCAGGAGGCCTAACCTCTTCCAAGTCAGGCACCACCTCCGCAGGTTCCTTCCTTTTGTCCTTTGCACCATCTTTGTTTCCACAGTTTGATCTCCATTTTTGATCAAACCGTAGCTCCCTCCACGCATGTTCAAGGCAGAACTTTGCGTGGTAGTCATTTTCGAAGATGTCATGGGCAGCCTTCATGACATCGTTATCATTTTGGCCACTAGCTTGCTCCTTCACTGCCGCCTCAAAGCAACCCACAAACTTGCACACCTGCTCATTCAACCTTCCCCACCGCTGCTTACATTGACTTGCCTCTCTAGTGGGTAAGCCAGTTAGCTGAGGGCTCGAATTGTAATACTCTTCTATCCTCTTCCAAAACGCTCCTGCCTTCTGCTCATTACTCACTATGGGATCCTTGCTGGTATTCAACCAAGCACTGATGAGGATAGTGTCTTGTTTCGTTGTCCACTTCCTCCTTTCCACGGGTTTAGGATCTTCAGAGGTCTGGCTACTAAACCTAGGAATCTCAGGGGACTCTTGAGTGTTCTGAGAAGCTAATAGGGTAACAAACCCGGGAGAGTTATGGTAAAAGGGATCCATTTTGGTTTCTATGTTGGTGTTTTTAAGTTGTTGTGCGTTTTGAGAACATTGTTTTGCTATCTTTTTAAACTACTTTTTGCTCACACAATTAAACAAAATCTAACTACCAAACATTCATTATAGTTAATAACACAACAACATTCACACAGAGCATTCATTACACATCAACTCAGTTTTTTGAAAGGAAATTATAGGAAATCAAATCAACCATTCATCACAGCGGCCAACCAACACAGAATTAATGCAAGTTTTTGGAAGACAATTATAGGGTTTGCTTTAGCTTAGTTCTAGTTCAGTTTCTTTTAGCCTTAAAACAAGAACTACAACGAGTTCTAGTTGAACAAACACTAACATTCAGTTACGCTTAAGCTTAATACCAAGAACTAGTTGTAGTTGAACAAACTCTAACATAGAACTTCATTTTCTTTTAGGTTTAAAACAATAACTATTAGTTCAGGTTGAGTGTTACCTTTGGGTTTCATTCGAAGCAGAGCTTCTCCAAGGTTTCGACATGAGCAGTGAGGTTATCAACCTGGCCAGTGAGAAATTCAACCTGTGCCTAGACATGGAAACGGGAATCGAACAGTGTTAGTGACTTAATATTAACTACAAATATTAACTACGTTATTGAGATTCACTAACCTCCAGTGTCTATATCTTTTTATTGAGATCCGGCACCCTCTTGATCACCTCCTCAGCCTCCTCCAACCGCTTACTCAGGCATTCCATCTTCTCCATGTCAGTGACCTGAACATGGAGGTTATCAACCTGCACAGTGAGGATTTTAACCTGTGCCTGCACATGTAAACACAAGTAAAAGCGTGAGTGACTTAATAAAAGAGGACAAATATGAGAGACTCAAAAGTATACTTAACTAACCTCGAGTGTCTCCAGCTGATTATTGAGCTTTGGGACCCCGTTGATCACCTGCTCAGCCTCCTCCACCCGCTTAGTCATGCGTTCGATCTCCTCTTGGACACCAATCACCCATGGCTGGCGATAATGGAACCCATCACCCTTGTTTACAATATAAACACAAGTCAGAATCATTTcgataattatttttaacttaaacAAACAGCCTTGTTTACCTGGTAATTTTTGCAAGTGAAGAAGCGCTTGCCAGGAAGAGTGTCGTAGTCCTCCTTCCCCCGGACCTCGTCAATGATTCTCCCACCACACGGACACCTTGTCGGAATCCCGTATTCCGAGTCAGCAACATATCCTAGCATGTTGACGTAGTCCTTTTCCCTCTTTGTGTCTCTTCTATCTTCCCCGAGATCCATCTGAACCACAAAACGATATTGATTAGAACAGAATGACAAAACAAACTGTTGAAACCATGCCTAAATCAAACCCGCATGACGCCTTACACCCATAAAACGAAACCCCCTAACCGGTTTACAACTCTATCtcgaaacccccaaatcgatttaagaaccctaaacccccaaatcgatttcgAATCCCCGATAAAGAAACTCTAAATTGAACCGGCGGGAAGATTTACAACCATAAATCAAAAGCCCCTAAACGATTTACAACTCTTATCtcgaaacccccaaatcgattaAGAACCCTAACTCCCCGAATCGATTTCGAGATCGCTTTGGAGCCCAAAATCGATTCTAGTATACCGTGAAAGTACTCGATACGCACCTGAGCTAGTGGAGGAGACACGCCGTCGTCGATTAGATGGAGAAAAGCTTAGTCGTCGCCGTCGCTCGACAAATCGCCGCAGAGAGAAAGAAACCTAGAAATGAGGAAAAATGAAAGAGATATCGAGAGACCCGTGTTTCGTCTTCGTCAACACAAAAAAGTCCTCCCAATGAGGTGTTGCCACGTGGTATGAACCCGTATCATACGGGTTCACTCTGGCGAACCGGTTCACTGAAAATAgcccattttttaatttaaaaagtatttcGGCCCTATGAATCTGAGCCCATGAACCTCTTCTGATACTCTaatggagatgctctaatattcccctaattttgttttgtttctttttcctgGCGGAAGAAACAAGAGACATGAAAAATACATACCAAACATGTATGTATACAAAATAGTACAAAAATTACAACACCAAATGTTCTCGTGATATCCATTGGCGTGGCGGGGTTTTTATATTCAGTCACATGGCTTAAAGGTACGCatctaaaaaaaagttaacccaaaaaaatttgaaCTGCGGAGTCTGGTGCTCGTATCAGTCAGTCAGACTGTAATATGTGAGGAAATCTAGCGGGTGACCATAATCTAAAACCAATAAtcacaatataaataaataaataggcACACGAGAGAAAGCACGAGTGGGGAGCTTTGTGCAGAGTATTTTCAACTTTTCATTGGATgcagaaattattaaaaaatattaattaaaaattcgaATGTGAACGGCTAAAATGACGAGTGATGATGAAATTCTCGACGGTTCTGGTTCTCCGCGCCACTCACACCGACCATCCTCGTAAGTTTCCAAATGGTCGAGgcttaatattattatatacgaCTATTATATTCCATGATATTCTCTGTCCATGCGTTTTCTTTGTCATCTTTTTATTTAGCATcattactatacattttttttttgttgaaaaggACTACATTATTTTTGGGTGtcattttttgttaaatatttttttgtgaatggAGTGCTATTTCATTTTAGAGTAATTGCGTCCGATATCAACGGACAGAAGATTATTTAGGGAATTGGCATAGTGGCTTTTCGTCACTGTTGACTTGGTGCATATGTCCCAAAATACCCCTATAGACTATATCTCACAACCCTATTGCGGACAGCTAACCTATTCTATAGGTCCTAGTAGAAGTAGCAATAAAAGTACATAAGGATCACTTTCACGTCAACCTCGTGTACTTCACGCAGCTAAAGATAAGAATCAGTCGGCAATAGGTGAAATTAAATTGATCATAAAAATTTCTCAGCTTTTTAATTACAGAACTTTCTCTTTCATCTGGTTATTTAAGCGTATACGAAGGAGACGAAATTGCAGCTGAGAAGAAAGAATaccaacaaaaataaatacatcGAAGACGCAAACGAGAAAATATGGTTTCTGTCAGGCTAGTTGATTGTTCTGATCCACCGGAAGAACAACCCGTCAGACCGATCCCTGAGATGATGTTTGCAGTTGGAGAAGAACCAGTCGGCGTGCGTGTTCTCACCTATCTCTCATCCGGAGCCATTAATCGCATCTTTAATGCATTAGAAGAGGAGGAAGTACAGATTATACGGAGATCTGCGTTTGGGAAAATTCTGGAGATTGTGGACAAACCAGTTTTTTCCGGGAGATTCGCCAGATTCATACTATCGAGGCAGttgaaaacgaaaaaaaaacatgaagctTGGTTCCGTTTTGCTGGTAAACCAATTCGGTTTTCCCTTAGAGAATTTGCGATTGTGACCGGTCTACCATGTGGAAAGTTTCCAATGAAATCAAAGATGAAGCTCAAAGAAACTATTTCCGAAAAACCATACTGGCCTTCCCTTTTTGGAAAAGCTGAGGTAGCTACAGTGGCTTCTGTGATCAAGTTGCTTACGAGGCGTACAGTTGCAGATCGGGTTGTGCGTATCAAATACGCATGCTTGGCGATATTATCTTCTGTTCTTCTCCCAACAAACATGAAGATGAAAATTTGTAGAGAACATGCTGAGGCTATTGAAGATCTGGATGAATTTTTTTCTTACCCATGGGGAAGACTTGCTTTCGACATGCTTATGGGAAGTATTAAAGAGAGAGACGAGGTTTCTCTGTCACAAAATACCATTGCTGTTAAAGGATTTGCACTTGCCTTGCAGCTTGTGATGGTTGAGGCCGTCCCCTCTCTTACTGAAGTTGTCCAGGAAACGTGTTCTGATTCCGAAGGAGACAGCGACGAAGAATATGATGGTATGTGTGagaaatcaaagagaaagacgCTTAGTCCTGGTCACGCAAGAAACGTTGACAAGCAAACTGATGTAAGAAATTTGcataaactatacatttttttacgAACAAGTCATGGTCTTTTGGAGTGGTTTTTTTGGGAACTAAAAATAGTTTGAAGTCCATTGAATTTGTTTTTGCGATTTATATCCGGTTTTACGATTTATATCCGGCTCAGTTATCTTTGTTCTAAAATGCAATGTTTGCTAGAATTAGTTAAAGACTCAGCCTACGTATTGTGTGTTCCAGGTTTTTGTTAGAAGTATAATTGATGAAGACCCATTGAGACCCATAGACGAGTCAAATTTGGTCTGGTctgacgaggaagatgatgaaaaGGTTAACAACATGGTATATCTCATCAATACAAACTTTCAGTTCACGAAGTCCATGTTTGTTGGTGGGCTGAGTAAGTTAGATGTAGATCGCATGAGAGAAACCGATAATCTGACATCGAAGGCTAAGAAATCGAAGAAACTGCCTGTCCTAAACACTTCAAACGATCCAGGTTACATTGCTTCCCTTGTTATTGAGAAAATGAAACCAGAGTTTCAAACTATGGACGGGAATATCATGCAAGCTTGTAGGAGGGTAGATTCAATAGAGGGATCTTTGGTTGGACTTGTTCACTCTGTTTTTGGGAAGTTAAAAGAAGAAATGCTAGAGTCGGTTAGGCATTTGGTTACTGCGTTGACTAAAGTAGAAGGTGCTGCTCCAGCAATGATTGAAGAGAACCTAACAAATACAGCGGTTAGACAAAATGGCATTGTGCCGGATTCAAATTCGAGTCCAGTTAGAGAAGCAAATGATCAAACTATCCGTAACATTCTTGGTAATCTAAGTTCGTACTCCACTCCCCCAAATTCGCCGCGTTTATGCCAGGTTAATTTTATTCTATACCAATTTTAAATGTTGCAAGGGAGTCTCCTAGCATGCTGAATTGGGGAGATGTGTTcttcgttttctttttttttttccgtttgtaGGGGGAGAATCCCAGTCCAAAATATAATGAGGAAGGTTTATATTTTGAAGCTGGAGGTGATAACGTTAATGACAGTTTTGCACTTTCAGCTCATAGCCAGAATCATCAACGGGCAGTTGAAATCAATCAACCATTGGTCTGATTGTCTTTATATTTTTCCgaaatatatatttgtcaatTATATCTACAAAGTGATGCATTACAATTTCATGTTCTTTATTCTTATTCTGTAAAGGAGGAAGAGAACAGGGTACAGGGACCAGCCATGGATATGCCTTCTTTTTCTCTGGGTTTAACGCAAGAAGAGGCGTTGAATGGGAATCATGGTATTACTTTCAAGGAGTCTGTGTGTCATCAGCCTGAGTCTATTGTCAAGGCTGTTGATAACATTGAAGTACGACATCAGTATCGGAAAAGCAAAAGACAAAAGTGTGTTCCTCATGCACTTTTGGCGGATTACGAATGTGGTCCGGAGATTGGGTCACGTGTGAAGAAATCccaaaacttcatattttcaaGTCATGAACGAAATCAGATCGATAGGAAGTATGAACGACTTTTACAGAGAGTAAACCGACATTTGTAAGTAATTCCAATATTTCTCACTCTTTCTTAGAGTACTTACTCTTAAGGAAAATAACTAGTGTATTAAAcatttgtttttaagttgtgcgATCAGTGTTTATAAAGTCAGTGGAGTCTCGGTGTTAGGAAAAGATATTCTACTAATTGCAGAGAGATCGAAGTTTCTCACCTCAAAGGTTAACCATTGTTTTCACTTTCTGACATTAACTAATTCTTTACGGTCTGTTAcaatatttaaaacaataatttgtaTATAACCGTGTGTTTTTCGCAGGTTGTTGACATACTTATACGGCTTGTGCAATATACTGTTCAACAACAATTTACTGCACATACTCAGCACAGGGATGTATTTCTTGACAATACATATGCCTCCGCAATCACAAAGACATATCCCAAGTTTCGTAAGAGTAGGAAAAAAAATGCCTACATTTTCCCCAGAGGAGTGGTTAAAATATTTACAACAAGGGAAGATTCATTCCTCCAGCCTACCCGGTATTACTTTCCACTAAATGTGGGGAAGAAACATTGGGTAGGTATATGTGTGGATCACAATCGTGGGAAAATAACAGTTCTAGATAGCAATACCTCCTTGTTCACTGATGCAATTATGGAGAAACATCTACAACCTCACTTGGTTATGTTGCCGTATCTTCTCAGACTCTCTATGCAAGTAAGTGGAACTGATGAACCAAAGCGTTTTGCTGTTGAGCGTCCCAAAGATTTTGCTCAAACCCAAAATCCAGCCGACACTGGGCTGATGGCTGTGCTATTGATGTCCACCCATGCTGTTTACGGTCTTGAAGCATGCAAGAATATCAATACTGATGTTCTTGTGGAAGCAGGTAGGAGTGCTGCGGTTATGGCTTTTGAGTGTGAAGATATGTTCTAGTTCATGTATAATAAGGTTGTGCTATGTTGTATGGTTATCGTTTGTACTATTTGGATTCAGACTCTCTACGTTACGGGTTTACTGTAATGGATATTGTATTATAAGCACTAGTTTACCGAATTAACTTTCTATTGCATGGGTTGTAATAGGCAATCATTGTGTATAAGGATCTTGTCGCTAAACAATAACTCTCATACTTGTGGTAATAGTATATTAGTAATAGTATATTAGATATAGTGGATTATAGCCGGTTTAAGTGTAACATGTATAGTCACTATAATACGCTAGTGTATGTAAGATGTGATAAATAGGGGAATCGGTTTGCATAAACCGGCATTTTATTAAACTATAGGAAGTTAATTCGGTATAACCATAACAATTATATTAGTAGTTCAGTCTAAGTTATAGTGGCATACCTCTTTTCCTATGTTACATAAATCCGTTATCGAATTTACTACTATTGTAATAGGAAGACCAGATTTGTAATGTTTACTTTTTGGTGAACGTATAGTTTAGTTTTCAAGACAATATTATCCACTtctcttaatatattttgtggTGATAGACAAGCGAGTATTTGTAATTTATAACAAACATTGGCATTCTTATTTATATTACAATCTCGGGCTTAATAATATCCTGCCTCCATCCATTTGTAGAAACTATTTTACAAActttatttattatgatttCTGCCTAGCAGCAGTCCACCTTGCCTTTCCAACACCTTCATCATCCGAGAAATGCCAACATCTCTTCACTTCATAAGTTTTTTATATCGCAGCTTTACATGTAGCCCGATTGTGTCCACTTCCTTTGCACCGGCTACAAACATGTTTCTTTCTTGGAGCTTtcatctggaaaaaaaaattcatcagtCAATAGTTCAATGGGAACATAAATGATCTACTAAAGCATGGATACCCTTATTTCGCCGGTTGATAGTATCCTGCTCTTACGGGGACGGCCTGGTGGTCGTTTGGTTGCTGGCGGGAGGATATCCAAATTACCTGCTCCGCTTTGCTGATTCTGTTCGGTATTGATCTTGCTGATGGGAAATATATCATCTTTGTAAGCTGACGCAAGACACTCTAAACTGTAAACTTCAGAAACAAGTGTTTCCACCCTCACTTTTGCTTTGATTGCAGCTGAAATAGCGTGTGGACATGGTATAAGTAGTGTTTGGAAGACATTACAAGTGCAACTGCTAGTTGAAAGATTGACGTGGAACGATGCTCCTTCTTTGTCCCGCACTTCGTATTCCAAACTATTTATCTTAGTTGCAAGCATCCCTCCGCTTTGCTCAAAATTTCCAGCTACTATCTCTAGCACACGTGGGGTGAAACGGCCACTTCCATTGTCCGTAACATTACGTCTTTCTGAAAACCAAGTCATCAGTTTTGATCTAATATATTCAACCAATGCCATTATAGGATACTCCCTTGCTTCACGAAGAACGGAGTTCCAACTCTCGGCAATGTTGCTAGTCATAACGTCGTATCGATTTCCAGTAAAATGCACACGCGTCCAATGTTCAAACCC
Above is a window of Brassica napus cultivar Da-Ae chromosome A10, Da-Ae, whole genome shotgun sequence DNA encoding:
- the LOC111213625 gene encoding uncharacterized protein LOC111213625, whose product is MVSVRLVDCSDPPEEQPVRPIPEMMFAVGEEPVGVRVLTYLSSGAINRIFNALEEEEVQIIRRSAFGKILEIVDKPVFSGRFARFILSRQLKTKKKHEAWFRFAGKPIRFSLREFAIVTGLPCGKFPMKSKMKLKETISEKPYWPSLFGKAEVATVASVIKLLTRRTVADRVVRIKYACLAILSSVLLPTNMKMKICREHAEAIEDLDEFFSYPWGRLAFDMLMGSIKERDEVSLSQNTIAVKGFALALQLVMVEAVPSLTEVVQETCSDSEGDSDEEYDGMCEKSKRKTLSPGHARNVDKQTDVFVRSIIDEDPLRPIDESNLVWSDEEDDEKVNNMVYLINTNFQFTKSMFVGGLSKLDVDRMRETDNLTSKAKKSKKLPVLNTSNDPGYIASLVIEKMKPEFQTMDGNIMQACRRVDSIEGSLVGLVHSVFGKLKEEMLESVRHLVTALTKVEGAAPAMIEENLTNTAVRQNGIVPDSNSSPVREANDQTIRNILGNLSSYSTPPNSPRLCQGENPSPKYNEEGLYFEAGGDNVNDSFALSAHSQNHQRAVEINQPLEEENRVQGPAMDMPSFSLGLTQEEALNGNHGITFKESVCHQPESIVKAVDNIEVRHQYRKSKRQKCVPHALLADYECGPEIGSRVKKSQNFIFSSHERNQIDRKYERLLQRVNRHFVYKVSGVSVLGKDILLIAERSKFLTSKVVDILIRLVQYTVQQQFTAHTQHRDVFLDNTYASAITKTYPKFRKSRKKNAYIFPRGVVKIFTTREDSFLQPTRYYFPLNVGKKHWVGICVDHNRGKITVLDSNTSLFTDAIMEKHLQPHLVMLPYLLRLSMQVSGTDEPKRFAVERPKDFAQTQNPADTGLMAVLLMSTHAVYGLEACKNINTDVLVEAGRSAAVMAFECEDMF